Proteins encoded together in one Citromicrobium bathyomarinum window:
- a CDS encoding SAM-dependent methyltransferase: MPVARFMGESNAHYYAARDPLGSAGDFTTAPEISQMFGELIGLWLADIWTRAGSPPDAIYVELGPGRGTLAADALRSMARFGLQPEVHFVEGSPALRSLQAEAVPGVHFHDDPTSLPNGRPLLLVANEFFDALPVRQLVRTEKGWRERMVGLGEEDDFRFVAGDQPMDSAVPADRADAEVGVIVETCPAATAILQDIAQRLAVQGGTALMIDYGHLTPRTGSTLQAITRHEKVDPLVMPGAADLTAHVDFAALAEVARREGARVLGSATQGAFLSALGIDARAAALAKAAPQRAEEIETALHRLVSGQQMGDLFKVLAIAHPQWPAGAGLG; encoded by the coding sequence ATGCCGGTCGCGCGGTTCATGGGGGAGAGCAACGCGCATTACTACGCCGCGCGCGATCCGCTGGGCAGCGCGGGCGACTTCACCACTGCGCCGGAGATCAGCCAGATGTTCGGCGAACTGATCGGCCTGTGGCTGGCCGACATCTGGACCCGCGCGGGCAGCCCGCCGGATGCGATCTATGTCGAGCTGGGGCCGGGGCGGGGCACCCTTGCTGCGGACGCGCTGCGCAGCATGGCGCGGTTCGGCTTGCAGCCGGAAGTGCACTTCGTCGAAGGATCGCCTGCATTGCGGAGCTTGCAGGCCGAGGCCGTGCCCGGCGTACACTTCCACGACGACCCGACCAGCTTGCCGAATGGGCGTCCGCTGCTGCTGGTGGCGAACGAGTTCTTCGACGCACTGCCGGTCCGCCAGCTGGTCCGCACCGAGAAGGGCTGGCGCGAACGCATGGTCGGCTTGGGGGAAGAGGACGACTTCCGCTTCGTGGCGGGCGACCAGCCGATGGACAGCGCGGTCCCCGCCGATCGCGCCGATGCCGAGGTCGGCGTGATCGTGGAGACATGCCCTGCGGCGACCGCGATCCTGCAGGATATCGCGCAGCGGCTTGCAGTGCAGGGCGGAACGGCGCTGATGATCGATTACGGGCATCTCACCCCCCGCACCGGCTCCACCCTGCAGGCGATCACGCGCCACGAGAAGGTCGACCCGCTGGTAATGCCGGGCGCGGCGGACCTGACCGCACATGTCGATTTCGCCGCGCTGGCCGAGGTCGCTCGGCGCGAGGGCGCGCGGGTGCTGGGCAGCGCTACGCAGGGCGCGTTCCTGTCCGCGCTCGGGATAGATGCGCGCGCGGCGGCGCTGGCCAAGGCCGCTCCGCAGCGCGCGGAAGAGATCGAAACCGCGCTCCATCGGCTGGTTTCGGGCCAACAGATGGGCGATCTGTTCAAGGTTCTGGCCATTGCCCACCCCCAATGGCCCGCAGGCGCCGGGCTGGGCTAG
- the lgt gene encoding prolipoprotein diacylglyceryl transferase, with amino-acid sequence MLSLLAEAANQPIYWSDLGLTPGIDLGFFTLRWYSLAYIAGIVLAYWHLSRMIKAPGTPMNQTHVDDLLFYCTLGVIFGGRLGYAIFYRPELFVDFSHEGWMPWGLLRLWDGGMSFHGGVIGVVLALLWVSYRNNLNWLRVADYIAVNVPFGMFFGRLANFVNGELWGRPTDVPWAMVFPSDPSQLARHPSQLYQAGLEGLAMMAIMLSLFWLTKARWKPGLLVGVFTAGIATARFINEFFRQPDAQLTEFAMRTGLSMGQWLSIPMILVGIAVIVYAMQNRTGRVDAPATSES; translated from the coding sequence ATGCTGTCACTACTGGCAGAAGCTGCAAACCAGCCGATTTACTGGTCGGACCTTGGCCTGACGCCGGGGATCGACCTCGGCTTCTTCACCCTGCGGTGGTACTCGCTGGCCTATATCGCGGGGATCGTCCTCGCCTATTGGCACCTCTCGCGGATGATCAAGGCGCCCGGCACGCCGATGAATCAGACCCATGTCGACGACCTGCTGTTCTACTGTACGCTGGGCGTGATCTTCGGCGGGCGGCTGGGTTACGCGATCTTCTACCGCCCGGAACTGTTCGTCGATTTCAGCCATGAAGGCTGGATGCCGTGGGGCCTGCTGCGCCTGTGGGACGGCGGGATGAGCTTCCACGGCGGTGTGATCGGCGTTGTTCTGGCGTTGCTGTGGGTCAGCTATCGCAACAATCTCAACTGGCTGCGCGTCGCCGATTACATCGCGGTCAACGTGCCCTTCGGCATGTTCTTTGGCCGACTCGCCAATTTCGTGAACGGAGAGCTGTGGGGCCGCCCGACCGACGTGCCATGGGCGATGGTCTTCCCGTCGGATCCCAGCCAGCTCGCGCGTCATCCCAGCCAGCTCTATCAGGCGGGGCTGGAAGGGCTGGCGATGATGGCGATCATGCTGTCGCTGTTCTGGCTCACCAAAGCTCGCTGGAAGCCCGGGCTGCTGGTCGGCGTGTTCACCGCCGGAATCGCGACCGCGCGCTTCATCAACGAATTCTTCCGCCAGCCCGATGCGCAGCTGACCGAATTCGCGATGCGGACCGGGCTGTCGATGGGCCAGTGGCTGAGCATTCCGATGATCCTCGTCGGGATCGCGGTGATCGTCTACGCGATGCAGAACAGGACGGGCCGCGTCGATGCGCCCGCGACGAGCGAATCCTGA
- a CDS encoding class I adenylate-forming enzyme family protein: MATELDNTLDTIMDGLVAPGGPAETVPFTRNGVTMPAFKNAPPSLAHYFANYCAAHKDTEFLVDNGCRLTFGEAYDAALHVAAGLLSQHKLVKGDRIGIAARNSANWIVAYMGITMAGGCAALVNGFSSGEEMADALKMVGCRVVLADRKRAERLEGTDHGAKVVPLKHDCNPAEGLAAVWGDPAETTLPELGPDDYATLLYTSGSTGRSKGAYCDHRAVVNGTMSYVVQSLMALTYLSGKGEASALQPCALVAVPLFHVTGEVPVFLQSFALGRKLVLMKKWDAREALRLTEAEKVTYFTGVPLMSYEMATHPDREKYDTSSCTSFAAGGAPRPTDHVTAIKDAFPGGFPLLGYGLTETNAIGCGNFNENYLAKPSSTGKASRPLVDLAILDEAGKPLPAGEVGEIGIRTVANVLGYWGDKEATSAAFTGDMYFRTGDLGRLDEDGYLFIVDRKKDIIIRGGENISCLEVEEAIYAHDDVAECSVFGLPDNRYGEIVGAVYMTREGASLNEAELADFLETKLPPFKRPAHIWHETEHLPRLGTQKIDRKALREQYSKDFAAA, translated from the coding sequence ATGGCGACCGAGCTCGACAATACGCTGGATACGATCATGGACGGGCTGGTTGCGCCCGGCGGCCCTGCGGAGACCGTGCCGTTCACCCGCAACGGCGTGACGATGCCCGCCTTCAAGAACGCCCCGCCCAGCCTGGCGCACTATTTCGCGAATTATTGCGCTGCGCATAAAGACACCGAATTCCTTGTCGATAATGGCTGCCGGCTGACCTTCGGCGAAGCCTACGATGCCGCCCTGCACGTGGCGGCGGGGCTGCTGTCGCAGCACAAGCTGGTCAAGGGCGACCGAATCGGCATCGCCGCGCGCAATTCCGCCAACTGGATCGTCGCCTATATGGGGATCACCATGGCCGGCGGCTGCGCCGCGCTGGTCAACGGTTTCTCCAGCGGCGAGGAAATGGCCGACGCGCTCAAGATGGTCGGCTGCCGGGTGGTTCTGGCCGATCGCAAGCGGGCCGAACGGCTCGAAGGCACCGATCACGGCGCGAAGGTCGTTCCGCTCAAGCATGACTGCAATCCGGCTGAAGGGCTGGCAGCGGTCTGGGGCGATCCCGCAGAGACGACCCTGCCCGAGCTCGGCCCGGACGATTACGCCACCCTGCTCTACACTTCGGGCTCCACCGGCCGCTCGAAAGGCGCCTATTGCGATCATCGCGCGGTGGTCAACGGCACGATGAGCTATGTCGTGCAGAGCCTGATGGCGCTCACCTACCTTTCCGGCAAGGGTGAGGCGTCGGCCCTGCAACCCTGCGCGCTGGTCGCCGTTCCGCTGTTCCACGTGACCGGCGAAGTGCCCGTCTTCCTGCAAAGCTTCGCGCTGGGCCGCAAGCTGGTGCTGATGAAGAAATGGGATGCGCGCGAAGCGTTGCGCCTGACCGAGGCCGAGAAGGTGACCTATTTCACCGGCGTGCCGCTGATGAGCTACGAGATGGCGACCCATCCGGACCGCGAGAAATACGACACCTCCAGCTGCACGTCCTTCGCCGCGGGCGGTGCGCCGCGCCCGACCGACCACGTCACTGCAATCAAGGACGCCTTCCCCGGTGGCTTCCCGCTGCTCGGCTATGGCCTGACGGAAACCAACGCGATCGGCTGCGGTAATTTCAACGAAAACTATCTCGCCAAGCCCTCCAGCACGGGGAAAGCCAGCCGACCGCTGGTCGACCTCGCCATTCTCGACGAAGCGGGCAAACCGCTGCCGGCCGGCGAAGTGGGCGAGATCGGCATCCGCACGGTCGCCAATGTTCTCGGCTACTGGGGCGACAAGGAAGCGACCAGCGCCGCCTTCACCGGCGACATGTATTTCCGCACCGGCGACCTCGGGCGGCTGGACGAGGATGGCTATCTGTTCATCGTCGACCGCAAGAAGGACATCATCATCCGCGGCGGCGAGAACATCAGCTGCCTCGAGGTGGAAGAGGCGATCTACGCGCATGACGATGTCGCCGAATGCTCGGTCTTCGGCCTGCCCGACAATCGCTACGGCGAGATCGTCGGCGCGGTTTACATGACGCGGGAAGGCGCGAGCCTGAACGAAGCCGAACTCGCCGACTTCCTCGAAACCAAACTGCCCCCGTTCAAACGGCCCGCGCATATCTGGCACGAAACCGAGCACCTGCCCCGGCTCGGCACGCAGAAGATCGACCGCAAGGCGCTGCGCGAGCAATACAGCAAGGACTTCGCCGCCGCTTGA
- a CDS encoding [protein-PII] uridylyltransferase, with amino-acid sequence MSAPPLSNQRAIVDRRKLAQTIGETIGEADGDGRSARDAVLTLLRKALENGRTELSRRLAEHPSAGHAQCGGQSFLIDQLLRLIHDFASDHLAPVPEGKRARAITLVAAGGYGREELAPHSDIDIAFFVERADDPRTVKLIEAILYLMWDLGLTVGHSVRTVDDIVSMSKSDGTILTSLLECRYLWGDEALYEEARRRFYAEVVDGTERQFVADKLRERDARHKRMGDTRYVVEPNVKEGKGGLRDLQALYWIGKYIHRVRDAAELVDAGLFTTAEYRSFRRAEGFLLAVRCHLHEITGRAEDRLTFDLQKGIARRMNFADRQGKAAVERFMQYYFLQAKRVGSLTGVFLGQLEEQFAKKRARRGLLAGFNARPRMVRGYTAFAGKLAAPGDDWFRKDPIRLIEIFQVAESEQLEVDPRTMRQADRDSGLINDEVRESPRANALFLDLLCGRNDPETVLRWMNEAGVFGRFVPDFGRVNAQMQFNMYHHYTVDEHTIRAIGFLNAIEKGSLSEEHPRASKEIHRLKSRRALFVATLLHDIAKGRGGDHSVLGAEVAEKLCPRFGLSEEETTLVAWMVRQHLLMSHTAFKRDIADPKTVEDFVAEVQTLERLRQLAILTAVDIRAVGPGTWNSWKGQLLGELYDLSHERLRLGHATSGRKGRVAAKKEAVRAELGDKAALMDTHEDLFTAPYWIAEPPDIAARNIVQYTVARELGEALSVHCEADDERGATLVTVIAADHPGIFMRIAGAIHLVGGNIIDARIHTTRTGYAVDNFLVQDPLGRPFGEDDQLARIERSIADGLTGGVQLVPKLAKRPLPRRGAGAFEVQPFVAFDNDASHRFTVIEVGARDRPALLNRLARALFEQHAMIRSAHITHYGERAADTFYVTDLTGDKITDPGRLEALRAALSDAASDEMQAELEPA; translated from the coding sequence TTGAGCGCTCCGCCCCTCTCCAACCAGCGCGCCATCGTCGACCGGCGCAAGCTTGCCCAGACAATCGGTGAAACGATCGGCGAGGCGGACGGCGATGGCCGCAGCGCGCGTGACGCAGTGCTCACCCTGCTGCGCAAGGCGTTGGAGAACGGACGTACGGAATTGTCGCGCCGGCTGGCCGAGCATCCCTCTGCCGGGCACGCGCAATGCGGGGGGCAGAGCTTCCTGATCGACCAGCTGCTGCGGCTGATCCACGATTTCGCGAGCGACCACCTCGCCCCCGTGCCCGAGGGCAAGCGTGCGCGGGCGATCACGCTGGTCGCGGCCGGCGGCTACGGACGCGAGGAACTGGCCCCGCATTCCGACATCGACATCGCCTTCTTCGTCGAGCGGGCGGACGATCCGCGCACGGTCAAACTGATCGAGGCGATCCTCTACCTGATGTGGGATCTGGGGCTGACGGTCGGCCATTCGGTGCGCACGGTGGACGACATCGTGAGCATGTCGAAATCCGACGGCACGATCCTGACCTCGCTGCTCGAATGCCGTTACCTGTGGGGCGACGAGGCACTCTACGAAGAGGCACGGAGGCGCTTCTACGCCGAGGTGGTGGACGGGACCGAGCGGCAGTTCGTCGCCGACAAGCTGCGCGAGCGCGATGCCCGGCACAAGCGGATGGGCGACACGCGCTATGTGGTCGAACCCAATGTGAAGGAAGGCAAGGGCGGCCTGCGCGACCTTCAGGCGCTGTACTGGATCGGCAAGTATATCCACCGGGTGCGCGACGCCGCCGAGCTGGTCGACGCAGGGCTTTTCACCACGGCCGAATATCGCAGCTTCCGCCGCGCGGAGGGCTTCCTGCTGGCGGTGCGCTGCCACCTCCACGAAATCACCGGGCGGGCGGAAGATCGGCTGACCTTCGATCTGCAAAAGGGAATCGCGCGGCGGATGAACTTCGCCGACCGGCAGGGCAAGGCCGCGGTCGAGCGATTCATGCAGTACTATTTCCTGCAGGCCAAACGGGTCGGCTCGCTGACCGGCGTGTTCCTCGGCCAGCTGGAGGAACAGTTCGCGAAGAAGCGCGCGCGGCGCGGCCTGCTCGCCGGGTTCAACGCGCGCCCGCGCATGGTCCGCGGCTACACCGCCTTCGCCGGCAAGCTCGCCGCGCCGGGCGACGACTGGTTCCGCAAGGACCCGATCCGCCTGATCGAGATCTTTCAGGTGGCCGAATCCGAACAGCTGGAGGTCGACCCGCGCACCATGCGTCAGGCCGATCGCGACAGCGGCCTGATCAACGACGAGGTGCGCGAATCCCCACGCGCCAATGCGCTGTTCCTCGATCTGCTGTGCGGCCGCAACGACCCCGAAACCGTGCTGCGGTGGATGAACGAGGCGGGCGTGTTCGGTCGCTTCGTGCCCGATTTCGGGCGGGTCAACGCGCAGATGCAGTTCAACATGTATCACCACTACACGGTGGACGAGCATACCATCCGCGCGATCGGTTTCCTCAACGCAATCGAAAAAGGCTCGCTGTCGGAGGAGCATCCGCGTGCGAGCAAGGAGATCCACCGGCTCAAGAGCAGACGAGCACTGTTCGTCGCCACGCTGCTGCACGACATCGCCAAGGGGCGCGGCGGAGACCACTCCGTTCTGGGTGCCGAAGTGGCGGAGAAACTGTGCCCGCGCTTTGGTCTCTCCGAGGAAGAGACGACACTGGTCGCATGGATGGTGCGCCAGCATCTTTTGATGAGCCACACTGCCTTCAAGCGTGACATTGCCGACCCCAAGACGGTCGAGGATTTCGTGGCCGAGGTCCAGACGCTGGAGCGGCTGCGCCAGCTCGCGATCCTGACCGCGGTCGATATCCGCGCGGTCGGCCCCGGGACGTGGAACAGCTGGAAGGGCCAGCTGCTGGGCGAACTCTACGACCTCTCGCACGAGCGGTTGCGGCTGGGCCACGCGACCAGCGGGCGCAAGGGCCGGGTCGCCGCCAAGAAGGAGGCGGTCCGCGCCGAACTGGGCGACAAGGCCGCGCTGATGGACACGCATGAGGACCTGTTCACGGCCCCCTACTGGATCGCCGAACCGCCCGACATCGCCGCGCGCAACATCGTCCAATATACGGTCGCGCGCGAGCTGGGCGAGGCGCTGTCGGTCCATTGCGAGGCCGACGACGAGCGCGGCGCGACGCTGGTTACCGTGATCGCGGCGGACCATCCGGGCATCTTCATGCGGATCGCGGGCGCGATCCATCTGGTCGGCGGCAACATCATCGACGCGCGCATTCACACCACGCGCACCGGCTACGCGGTCGACAATTTCCTGGTGCAGGACCCGCTTGGCCGCCCCTTCGGCGAGGACGACCAGCTCGCCCGGATCGAGCGCAGCATTGCCGACGGTCTGACCGGCGGCGTGCAGCTGGTGCCCAAGCTGGCCAAGCGCCCGCTGCCCCGGCGCGGCGCGGGCGCGTTCGAGGTGCAACCCTTCGTCGCGTTCGACAACGACGCCTCGCACCGCTTCACCGTGATCGAGGTCGGCGCCCGCGATCGCCCCGCCCTGCTCAACCGGCTGGCGCGCGCGCTGTTCGAACAGCACGCAATGATCCGCTCCGCCCACATCACCCACTACGGCGAGCGCGCGGCGGACACGTTCTACGTAACCGATCTGACCGGCGACAAGATCACCGATCCCGGCCGCCTCGAGGCCCTGCGCGCGGCCCTCTCCGACGCGGCCAGCGACGAGATGCAGGCCGAACTGGAGCCTGCTTAG
- a CDS encoding pentapeptide repeat-containing protein: MNANKAAFIDCDFSYSVFERAYFHAASFNNCKFIGCRFYDSNLRGASFPGSDFRYAIFHRTLLDSNEMVAILPQEPNLKRDMLQNLRANAAETGNFRSQRTFVLAEIEAAMDHELRALKGIEDYYRRKYQGFFPKAQAALKYSGLRFSGLLWGHGERPLLLVVSAALFIVALSLINLWAVLPRIGWEATGSGLRACLQK; this comes from the coding sequence ATGAACGCCAACAAAGCCGCGTTTATAGACTGTGACTTCTCATATTCTGTGTTTGAGCGCGCTTATTTTCACGCTGCTAGCTTTAACAATTGCAAATTCATCGGCTGCAGATTCTACGATTCCAACCTTCGTGGAGCATCATTCCCGGGCTCCGATTTTCGATACGCCATCTTCCATCGGACGCTTTTGGATTCGAATGAAATGGTCGCGATCCTTCCGCAGGAGCCTAATTTGAAGCGCGACATGCTGCAAAACCTGCGGGCCAATGCAGCCGAGACCGGCAACTTTAGAAGTCAGCGCACATTCGTTCTCGCCGAGATTGAAGCTGCAATGGATCATGAACTGCGGGCGCTGAAAGGGATCGAAGACTACTATCGCCGCAAGTATCAGGGCTTCTTTCCTAAGGCGCAGGCGGCGCTTAAATACTCCGGGTTGCGGTTCAGCGGCCTTCTTTGGGGGCACGGCGAGCGGCCGCTCTTACTCGTGGTGAGTGCGGCTCTCTTCATCGTCGCTCTTAGCTTAATCAATCTCTGGGCTGTGCTGCCGAGAATCGGATGGGAGGCAACCGGTTCCGGCCTAAGAGCCTGTCTTCAAAAGTAG
- a CDS encoding IS5 family transposase — translation MWTDTSRQQHSRPGLRYPSDLRDAEWALIEPLLPPAKPGGRPRCADLREVMNAILYLATSGCQWRMLPKDFPPLSTVQRYFYAWRDSGLWQTINHLLVMAARQIEGREASPSAGVIDSQSVKTTESGGPRGYDAGKKIMGRKRHIITDTLGLMLFVTIHAASIQDRDGAVDLIKAIRYRFPWLRHLFADGGYAGDKLIGALQGHGQWTLEIVRRCDTARGFVLLPRRWVVERTFAWLGRCRRLAKDWERTIESSTAWTTIAHIRRLTRLIASHCQIA, via the coding sequence ATGTGGACCGATACCTCCCGGCAGCAGCATAGCCGCCCGGGTCTACGTTATCCAAGCGATTTGCGCGATGCCGAGTGGGCCTTGATCGAGCCTCTGTTGCCGCCCGCGAAACCTGGCGGCAGGCCGCGCTGCGCCGACCTGCGCGAGGTGATGAACGCGATCCTCTATCTGGCAACAAGCGGTTGCCAATGGCGGATGCTGCCCAAGGATTTCCCTCCGCTCTCGACGGTTCAACGCTATTTCTATGCCTGGCGCGACAGCGGCCTATGGCAGACGATCAATCACCTGCTGGTGATGGCTGCGCGCCAGATCGAAGGGCGCGAGGCCAGCCCCAGCGCCGGGGTGATCGATAGCCAGAGCGTCAAGACCACCGAGAGTGGCGGCCCACGGGGCTACGATGCGGGCAAGAAGATCATGGGACGCAAGCGTCACATCATCACCGATACGCTCGGACTGATGTTGTTCGTCACCATCCACGCTGCCAGCATTCAGGATCGCGACGGGGCGGTCGATCTCATCAAGGCAATCCGCTACCGCTTCCCGTGGCTGCGCCACCTCTTCGCCGATGGGGGCTACGCAGGCGACAAGCTCATCGGCGCGCTTCAAGGGCATGGGCAATGGACGCTCGAGATCGTGCGCCGCTGCGACACCGCCAGGGGCTTTGTTCTGCTCCCGCGCCGCTGGGTGGTCGAGCGCACCTTCGCCTGGCTCGGCAGATGTCGACGGCTCGCAAAGGACTGGGAAAGAACTATCGAAAGTTCCACCGCATGGACTACCATCGCCCACATCCGCCGCCTCACCCGCCTCATCGCAAGCCACTGCCAGATCGCATAA
- a CDS encoding nucleotidyltransferase domain-containing protein, with amino-acid sequence MGELLGVYVFGSVARGDRDPKSDLDLLAVVADGQGKVDERTVFAFIPLELSDLEASISWYGRRRLGSMFENGELFGWHLYQEAIPLFEAEPVFKGLGTPAPYGDAEADVASFKKVLSGIPEQLNGSPQNALYELGLVYVCLRNICMAASSRLCDRPDFSRYSPFRLSGLPALPITQGEYDLAMSCRMAGQRGVRPPSAVSRSLVADIHDRLMPWITELQHRLERN; translated from the coding sequence ATGGGCGAACTTCTCGGAGTCTACGTCTTCGGGTCGGTCGCCCGTGGAGATCGCGATCCCAAGAGCGATCTGGACCTACTCGCGGTGGTGGCGGACGGCCAGGGCAAGGTCGATGAAAGAACTGTTTTTGCCTTCATTCCCTTGGAGCTGTCCGACTTGGAAGCGTCGATATCTTGGTACGGGCGGCGGCGCCTCGGCTCGATGTTCGAGAATGGAGAGCTGTTTGGCTGGCACCTATATCAAGAAGCGATCCCACTTTTCGAGGCGGAGCCAGTTTTCAAGGGGCTGGGCACGCCAGCGCCGTATGGCGACGCGGAGGCAGATGTGGCCTCCTTCAAGAAGGTATTGTCTGGTATTCCGGAGCAGCTGAACGGATCTCCTCAAAATGCGTTGTATGAGCTCGGGCTCGTTTACGTATGCCTTCGCAACATCTGCATGGCAGCGTCATCCAGACTCTGCGACCGGCCCGACTTCTCGCGCTACTCTCCATTCCGGCTCAGTGGGTTGCCTGCCTTGCCCATAACACAGGGCGAGTACGACCTAGCAATGAGCTGCCGGATGGCCGGCCAAAGAGGGGTGCGCCCACCGTCAGCTGTGTCGCGGTCGTTGGTGGCCGATATTCATGATAGATTGATGCCTTGGATCACCGAATTACAGCATCGGCTGGAGAGAAATTGA
- a CDS encoding YggS family pyridoxal phosphate-dependent enzyme → MDSAAALTQVEERIVRACTIAKRERKEVNLIAVSKTHPVERIEPLLEAGQRLFGENRVQEAQDKWPELRERFPDVELHLIGQLQSNKAEDAAALFDVIHSLDRPSLLKALAKAYDKLGRRVPCFIQVDVGEEDQKGGCAIADLPALIDQAREAEIPLLGLMCIPPADKEPAPFFALLGELARRHEPEPGAWAQSMGMSGDYETAIMLGATHIRVGSALFGARG, encoded by the coding sequence ATGGATAGCGCAGCAGCCCTTACACAAGTCGAAGAGCGGATCGTCCGCGCCTGCACAATCGCCAAGCGCGAGCGGAAAGAGGTGAACCTGATCGCGGTCAGCAAGACCCACCCGGTCGAACGGATCGAGCCTTTGCTGGAAGCAGGCCAGCGTCTGTTCGGCGAAAACCGGGTGCAGGAGGCGCAGGACAAGTGGCCCGAACTGCGCGAGCGCTTCCCGGATGTTGAGCTGCACCTCATCGGCCAGCTGCAGTCGAACAAGGCGGAAGATGCCGCCGCGCTGTTCGACGTGATCCACTCGCTCGACCGGCCGAGCCTGCTCAAGGCGCTGGCCAAGGCATACGACAAGCTGGGCAGGCGCGTGCCGTGCTTCATCCAGGTCGATGTCGGCGAGGAAGACCAGAAGGGCGGCTGCGCGATTGCCGACCTGCCCGCGCTGATCGATCAGGCGCGCGAGGCGGAGATCCCCCTGCTCGGCCTGATGTGCATCCCCCCCGCCGACAAGGAACCCGCGCCGTTCTTCGCACTGCTCGGCGAACTGGCGCGGCGGCACGAGCCCGAACCCGGCGCGTGGGCCCAGAGCATGGGGATGAGCGGAGATTACGAGACCGCGATCATGCTCGGCGCGACGCATATCCGCGTGGGGTCCGCGCTGTTCGGCGCGCGGGGGTGA
- a CDS encoding thiamine phosphate synthase — protein sequence MSDARNDSGLEDALARLPEGSAFVFRHYHLGSVARRERFEMLRSICRSKGLRLILSDRASEARAWGADGVYGPPGRLGDAADMLRITTAHDAAELAAAGAADAHAVMISPVFATRSHPGAPALGPEGFHDLARRISLPVIALGGMTAERARDLGVARWAAIDGLS from the coding sequence ATGTCCGATGCCCGCAACGACTCAGGTCTGGAGGATGCCCTCGCGCGCCTGCCGGAAGGCTCCGCGTTCGTCTTCCGGCACTATCATCTGGGCAGCGTGGCGCGACGTGAGCGGTTCGAAATGCTGCGCAGCATTTGCCGCAGCAAAGGCCTGCGCCTGATCCTGTCGGACCGCGCATCGGAGGCGCGTGCGTGGGGTGCGGACGGTGTCTATGGCCCGCCCGGAAGGCTCGGCGATGCTGCGGACATGCTGCGCATCACTACCGCGCATGATGCCGCCGAGCTTGCCGCTGCCGGGGCCGCAGATGCGCACGCGGTGATGATCTCCCCCGTGTTCGCCACGCGCAGCCATCCCGGTGCACCCGCATTGGGTCCGGAGGGCTTCCACGATCTCGCGCGGCGCATTTCACTGCCCGTTATCGCGCTGGGCGGGATGACGGCGGAGCGCGCCCGCGACCTTGGCGTTGCGCGCTGGGCGGCGATCGACGGGCTTTCCTGA